A portion of the Mesobacillus boroniphilus genome contains these proteins:
- a CDS encoding S41 family peptidase — MERKWIAILMAGSLLTGAGSTYAGMQWYESKAGVLERQIVPFKDNVRAESGEPGSLEKVEQAYSLIFNSYVEKVEEEKLVEGAIQGMLSTLEDPYSVYMDKETAKQFNETLESSFEGIGAEVSTVDGKIVIVSPFKNSPAEKAGLKPNDQILKVDGESIEGLGLYEATLKIRGKKGTPVVLEIERKGLNDTLKVKVIRDEIPQITVHADMKKVNGEKIGYMEITSFSEDTSKEFNKELKAFEKAGMDALLIDVRGNPGGLLSSVEEILRELISKEKPLYQIEERSGDKTRYFSNLENAKKYPIAVLTDDGSASASEILAGAMKEAGGYPIIGEKTFGKGTVQQAVPMGDGSNIKLTLFKWLTPDGNWIHKKGIEPTVEVNQPALYDTHPIQAEKPLKLDMNNEQVKNAQEILGGLGFEPGRTDGYFSSMTEIAVKAFQRKSDMNVTGVIDAKTATALEDAAREAMKQEENDLQLQTALRLLAK, encoded by the coding sequence ATGGAACGTAAGTGGATTGCCATTTTGATGGCGGGCTCGCTGCTGACAGGTGCGGGGAGTACATACGCCGGAATGCAATGGTACGAGAGCAAGGCGGGGGTTCTGGAACGCCAGATTGTTCCTTTCAAAGATAATGTGAGGGCAGAATCTGGCGAGCCGGGCAGCCTTGAAAAAGTCGAGCAGGCATACAGTTTGATTTTTAACAGTTACGTTGAAAAGGTAGAGGAAGAAAAGCTGGTTGAAGGAGCGATCCAGGGAATGCTATCCACCCTGGAAGATCCGTATTCGGTCTATATGGACAAAGAAACCGCGAAACAATTCAATGAAACGCTCGAGTCGTCCTTTGAAGGAATTGGTGCCGAGGTCAGTACGGTCGATGGAAAAATCGTGATTGTTTCACCTTTTAAAAATTCCCCGGCAGAAAAAGCAGGCTTGAAGCCGAATGACCAGATTTTAAAGGTCGATGGTGAAAGTATCGAAGGATTGGGTTTGTATGAGGCGACATTGAAAATCCGCGGCAAAAAAGGAACGCCTGTTGTACTGGAAATTGAGCGTAAAGGTTTGAATGACACGCTGAAGGTAAAAGTGATTCGTGACGAGATCCCGCAGATTACCGTCCATGCTGATATGAAAAAGGTGAACGGTGAAAAGATTGGTTACATGGAGATCACCTCGTTTTCAGAAGATACATCCAAAGAGTTCAACAAGGAGCTTAAAGCTTTTGAAAAAGCAGGAATGGATGCGCTGCTGATTGATGTCCGCGGAAATCCCGGGGGACTGCTTTCAAGTGTGGAAGAGATTTTACGAGAATTGATTTCGAAGGAGAAGCCGCTTTATCAAATTGAAGAGCGCAGCGGCGATAAGACTCGTTATTTTTCCAATCTGGAAAATGCGAAAAAGTATCCGATCGCTGTGTTGACAGACGACGGCAGTGCCTCAGCCTCGGAAATTTTGGCAGGTGCAATGAAGGAAGCAGGCGGCTATCCGATCATTGGCGAGAAGACCTTCGGCAAGGGGACCGTCCAGCAGGCTGTGCCGATGGGGGATGGCAGCAATATCAAGCTGACGCTGTTCAAATGGCTGACACCGGACGGCAACTGGATCCATAAAAAGGGCATCGAGCCAACCGTCGAAGTCAATCAGCCAGCTCTATATGATACCCATCCAATCCAGGCGGAAAAGCCGCTCAAGCTTGATATGAATAATGAGCAGGTCAAAAACGCCCAGGAAATCCTCGGTGGTCTCGGTTTTGAGCCGGGACGTACGGATGGCTACTTCAGCAGCATGACTGAAATTGCCGTCAAAGCATTCCAGCGGAAAAGCGATATGAACGTTACTGGTGTGATAGATGCAAAAACAGCTACCGCTCTCGAGGATGCGGCAAGAGAAGCAATGAAACAAGAAGAAAATGACCTTCAGCTGCAGACCGCATTGAGGCTGCTGGCGAAATAA
- a CDS encoding GerAB/ArcD/ProY family transporter, translating into MKVLIEPKPHTMVNTFLLIFIVHSMQIGVGIQGFQRIIYLEAKHDAWISVILGGIFSAVVGFVMVKIMAAYESSDLFGIQYDVLGRWIGNFLNILFVLYFLGAFHIIVRNYIEVIQAWIFPEVPNWLLAFTLVFLVYYGLNGGLRTIVGVSFFSVVLSLWLILMLAYPFQFANWDYLFPLFESNLTEIVMGAKQMTFTVIGFEIILVIFPFLKEKEKVHKHLQLGLLFTTILYLAVMVISLAYFSGGQLERTIWGTLSLFKIVRFPFIERFEYVAITFWILIILPNLMLYLWAATRGVARMLNKKEKKVGWVLMGIIYLSLIYPMTRTEINMMNDYFAKGAFYVIFGYPFLLYAAVLVKKKFFKKKGGTNAKNHH; encoded by the coding sequence ATGAAGGTGTTAATTGAGCCAAAACCTCATACAATGGTCAATACTTTCCTGCTGATTTTTATTGTCCATTCCATGCAGATAGGGGTAGGAATCCAGGGCTTCCAAAGGATTATCTACCTTGAAGCAAAGCATGACGCCTGGATTTCCGTTATCCTCGGCGGTATTTTCAGCGCTGTTGTTGGCTTTGTCATGGTTAAAATAATGGCTGCCTATGAATCCTCAGACCTTTTTGGGATTCAGTATGATGTGTTAGGGAGATGGATCGGGAATTTTTTGAATATCCTATTCGTCTTATACTTTCTTGGCGCCTTTCATATCATTGTCCGCAACTATATTGAAGTCATCCAGGCGTGGATTTTCCCAGAGGTTCCCAACTGGCTGCTGGCCTTTACGCTTGTCTTTCTTGTGTATTACGGACTGAACGGCGGGCTGCGGACAATTGTCGGCGTCAGCTTCTTCAGCGTGGTTCTATCCTTGTGGCTGATTCTCATGCTCGCATATCCATTTCAGTTTGCCAATTGGGATTATTTATTTCCCTTATTTGAGTCCAACCTTACAGAAATAGTAATGGGAGCCAAACAAATGACCTTTACGGTAATCGGGTTTGAAATCATCCTGGTGATTTTTCCTTTTTTAAAAGAAAAAGAGAAGGTCCATAAGCATTTGCAATTAGGCCTGCTATTCACCACCATCTTGTACCTTGCGGTTATGGTCATCTCCCTTGCTTATTTCAGCGGCGGCCAGCTTGAACGAACCATCTGGGGAACTCTGTCGCTTTTTAAAATCGTCCGCTTCCCTTTTATTGAACGATTTGAATATGTAGCGATCACATTCTGGATCTTGATTATTCTCCCTAATCTCATGCTGTACCTGTGGGCAGCAACACGCGGAGTGGCAAGAATGCTAAATAAAAAGGAGAAAAAAGTCGGATGGGTCCTGATGGGGATTATCTATTTAAGCTTGATCTATCCTATGACCAGGACCGAAATCAACATGATGAATGATTACTTTGCCAAAGGAGCATTTTATGTCATCTTTGGGTATCCCTTCCTCCTTTACGCCGCTGTTTTAGTTAAGAAGAAATTTTTCAAGAAAAAGGGTGGTACGAATGCAAAAAACCATCACTAG
- the iadA gene encoding beta-aspartyl-peptidase, producing MLTLIKNGEVFAPDYLGKKDLLIVDQKIGFIKEEIEFPENFVEIKVIDATGKKVVPGFIDSHVHLIGGGGEGGFRTRTPEIQLTQATTAGITTLVGVLGTDGTTRTMPSLIAKARSLEEEGITTYVQTGSYQVPVKTLTGKIEDDIILIDKIIGAGEIAIADHRSSQPTAEELAKIASDARIGGMLSGKSGIVNIHVGDSLDHLKLIEQVVENTDIPIRQFYPTHINRNPHLFEAGIEYAKKGGWVDFTTSSIPKFLEEGEVKCSAALKRVLEAGVDISQITFTSDGQASLPDFDVNGELIGLQIGQVSSLYDAVKEAILAEGIPLETAIRVITANPAAVLKLLQKGRIETGRDADLVLLDENLEIDTVIAMGKVMVENRVPLVKGTFE from the coding sequence ATGCTAACGCTGATAAAAAATGGAGAGGTTTTTGCCCCCGATTATCTTGGGAAAAAGGATCTTTTAATTGTGGATCAGAAAATTGGCTTCATAAAGGAGGAAATCGAGTTTCCTGAAAACTTCGTAGAAATAAAGGTCATTGATGCGACAGGGAAGAAGGTCGTACCGGGATTCATCGATTCCCACGTACACCTGATTGGCGGAGGCGGGGAAGGCGGGTTTCGCACGAGGACGCCAGAGATTCAACTGACTCAGGCTACGACTGCCGGAATTACGACTCTTGTCGGTGTGCTTGGCACAGATGGCACGACACGAACGATGCCAAGCCTGATTGCCAAGGCCCGCTCGCTTGAGGAAGAAGGGATTACCACCTATGTTCAGACAGGTTCCTATCAGGTCCCTGTTAAAACGCTTACCGGCAAAATTGAGGATGATATCATTTTAATCGATAAAATAATCGGCGCCGGTGAAATCGCGATAGCAGACCATCGTTCATCGCAGCCAACAGCCGAGGAATTGGCCAAAATCGCTTCGGATGCAAGGATTGGCGGTATGCTTTCCGGTAAAAGCGGCATCGTCAATATCCATGTCGGTGACAGTCTGGACCATTTGAAGCTGATCGAGCAGGTGGTTGAAAATACCGATATCCCGATCAGGCAATTTTACCCGACCCATATTAATCGCAATCCACATCTGTTTGAAGCCGGGATTGAATATGCGAAGAAGGGCGGATGGGTCGATTTCACAACCAGTTCCATTCCAAAGTTTTTAGAGGAAGGCGAAGTGAAATGCAGTGCCGCATTGAAAAGGGTGCTGGAGGCCGGAGTGGATATCAGCCAGATTACTTTTACTTCCGACGGACAGGCTAGCCTGCCAGATTTCGATGTAAATGGCGAATTGATCGGCCTGCAAATTGGCCAGGTTTCATCTTTGTACGATGCGGTTAAGGAAGCCATTTTAGCGGAGGGGATTCCGCTCGAAACGGCTATCCGTGTGATTACCGCAAATCCTGCTGCGGTTTTAAAGCTTTTGCAAAAAGGGCGGATTGAAACAGGGCGTGACGCAGACCTGGTGCTGCTAGATGAAAACCTGGAAATTGATACGGTCATCGCAATGGGCAAGGTTATGGTAGAAAATAGAGTTCCGTTGGTGAAAGGAACATTTGAATGA
- a CDS encoding PDZ domain-containing protein encodes MAQDWFIELLKGMGRLLLHPVFYYSIFLAAVLGVSRVKRERKNFTVRAKDAYFELRQLFPLGLLVGLIVSIMITAAGIAIPFAAIVLVAAATLLLSLTTRVRLLAPAYTVGAAFFALIFLSGKEIELPLAGDLFSSLDEKIYPSIAILLALLTIGEGFLILKNGKKGTSPKLIKSKRGQTVGVHEVKRLWVVPVFMLIPGSVLTLPFEWWPVFTLGDNTYSLILVPFAIGLHQQIQGLLPKEAIQQLGSRVIGLGILISLVAVAGHWYPIASIIAVVIAIIGREALTLAQRIKEENMPFYFSKKNQGVMILGILPESPADKMALGVGELITKVNGTNIHDEQTFYEALSRNRAHCKLEVLDTNGQIRFVQRALYEGDHHELGILFVLDEKKWDSAVV; translated from the coding sequence GTGGCACAAGATTGGTTCATTGAACTTTTGAAAGGGATGGGCAGGCTTCTGCTTCACCCTGTGTTCTATTATTCTATATTTTTGGCTGCGGTCCTTGGTGTTTCACGCGTGAAGAGGGAGCGGAAAAACTTTACGGTGAGGGCGAAGGATGCTTATTTTGAGCTCAGGCAGCTGTTCCCGCTGGGATTGCTGGTCGGGCTGATTGTCTCAATCATGATCACTGCGGCGGGCATTGCGATTCCATTCGCGGCAATTGTTTTAGTTGCTGCAGCAACACTGCTATTGAGTTTGACAACAAGAGTCAGGCTGCTCGCGCCAGCATATACGGTCGGCGCCGCGTTTTTCGCGTTGATCTTCCTTTCAGGAAAAGAAATCGAACTTCCATTAGCAGGCGACTTATTTTCAAGCCTTGATGAAAAAATCTATCCATCCATTGCGATTTTGTTAGCATTATTAACTATTGGCGAAGGCTTCCTTATTTTAAAAAATGGAAAAAAAGGAACTTCCCCTAAATTGATCAAGAGCAAGCGCGGACAGACGGTCGGTGTCCACGAGGTAAAGCGCCTCTGGGTTGTGCCGGTATTCATGCTTATTCCGGGCAGTGTGCTTACACTCCCATTTGAGTGGTGGCCTGTGTTCACGCTTGGTGACAATACATATTCGCTGATTCTTGTTCCATTTGCGATCGGTTTGCATCAGCAAATCCAGGGGTTGCTCCCAAAAGAAGCTATCCAACAGCTAGGAAGCCGTGTGATTGGCCTTGGAATCCTAATCTCACTCGTTGCTGTTGCAGGACACTGGTACCCAATCGCTTCAATCATTGCTGTCGTGATTGCAATTATTGGACGCGAAGCCTTGACGCTGGCACAGCGAATAAAGGAAGAGAATATGCCGTTCTATTTTTCAAAAAAGAACCAGGGCGTGATGATTCTCGGTATCCTGCCCGAATCCCCGGCCGATAAAATGGCTCTTGGTGTAGGCGAGCTTATCACAAAGGTCAACGGCACGAATATTCATGATGAACAAACATTCTACGAGGCTCTGTCACGAAACAGGGCGCATTGCAAGCTTGAAGTCCTTGATACAAACGGGCAAATCCGCTTTGTGCAAAGGGCATTGTATGAAGGCGATCATCACGAATTGGGCATCCTTTTTGTTCTGGATGAAAAGAAGTGGGATAGTGCTGTTGTATAA
- a CDS encoding sodium-dependent transporter, protein MEKEQWSSKIGFILAAAGSAIGIGAIWKLPYVTGVSGGGAFFLMFILFSLFIGLPLLLAEFVIGRSTGKEAIRAYLEIAPKSKWYLIGILGVVTSFVLLSFYSVVGGWISLYFVKGLAGGVIEEGANYGELFGQTISSAWSVLAAQAAFLLITIIVVARGIQSGIEKASKVLMPALFLLFIILIIRSLTLENALDGVRFFLEPDFSSITSESILFAMGQSFFSLSIGVSVMVTYSSYLPKKGSIVQPALSVVGMNLFIALLAGLAIFPAVFSLGFEPAEGPGLLFVVLPAVFEQMVFGELFLLLFLALFLFATLTSAFSMLEIVVATLAKGNQKKRPQFAWIAGGLIFLLGIPSALSFGAMAEATIFGKNIFDTADFLVSNILMPLGVLLISIFVPLKIKKEVLRQELLQHSKSGSLLFNLWYNVMRFIVPVFIIIVFLDSLGVL, encoded by the coding sequence ATGGAGAAAGAACAATGGTCATCAAAAATTGGGTTCATCCTTGCCGCTGCCGGTTCGGCAATTGGCATAGGAGCAATCTGGAAGCTGCCTTATGTAACCGGCGTCAGCGGCGGCGGGGCATTTTTCCTGATGTTTATCTTGTTTTCATTATTCATTGGCTTGCCACTATTGCTTGCGGAGTTTGTCATCGGTCGCAGTACTGGCAAGGAAGCGATCCGCGCCTATTTGGAAATCGCGCCTAAAAGTAAATGGTATTTGATTGGGATACTCGGTGTCGTCACTAGCTTTGTGCTGCTCAGCTTTTACAGTGTTGTCGGCGGCTGGATCAGCCTGTATTTTGTAAAAGGACTGGCTGGCGGAGTAATAGAAGAAGGAGCTAATTATGGGGAATTGTTCGGACAGACGATCAGCAGTGCATGGAGCGTGCTCGCTGCACAAGCTGCCTTCTTATTGATTACGATTATTGTTGTGGCCAGAGGAATTCAATCCGGGATTGAAAAAGCGAGCAAAGTGCTGATGCCGGCATTGTTCCTTCTGTTTATCATCTTGATCATTCGCTCATTGACGCTTGAAAACGCGCTTGATGGAGTGAGGTTTTTCCTCGAGCCTGATTTTTCAAGCATCACTTCGGAAAGCATCTTGTTCGCGATGGGGCAATCTTTCTTCTCTTTGAGCATCGGCGTATCAGTGATGGTGACATACAGCTCGTACCTGCCGAAAAAAGGCAGCATCGTCCAGCCCGCCCTGTCGGTTGTAGGGATGAATTTATTTATCGCGCTGCTTGCCGGGCTGGCGATCTTCCCTGCTGTTTTCTCGCTCGGATTTGAACCAGCGGAAGGTCCGGGACTGCTGTTTGTTGTCCTCCCTGCTGTTTTTGAACAAATGGTTTTCGGTGAGCTGTTCCTGCTTCTGTTTTTGGCATTATTCCTATTTGCGACACTGACATCCGCCTTCTCAATGCTTGAGATTGTTGTAGCAACACTCGCAAAAGGTAACCAAAAAAAGCGGCCACAATTTGCATGGATTGCAGGAGGCTTGATTTTCCTGCTTGGCATCCCTTCTGCCCTATCATTCGGGGCGATGGCGGAAGCAACGATTTTTGGGAAGAATATTTTTGATACAGCTGATTTCCTTGTAAGCAACATCCTGATGCCGCTCGGAGTGCTGCTGATTTCGATATTTGTTCCGTTAAAAATCAAGAAGGAAGTATTGCGCCAGGAGCTGCTGCAGCACTCAAAAAGCGGCAGCCTTCTCTTTAACCTCTGGTACAATGTGATGAGATTCATCGTGCCGGTCTTCATTATTATAGTGTTTCTTGATTCATTGGGAGTTTTATAA
- a CDS encoding spore germination protein, giving the protein MFFKKKKGEVDKRMNQKNLDDKELIPVNKDDFIQKMKERLHDSADLNIKELPNGFTLIYFDTLTDKRMMNEDVLARLEDAQASPDEAFKHITVSSTSKHKYVDDVVDSMLHGAVAVHSPGHPVIISAMVGTQENRSLTRPENESQVLGPQIAFNESMATNISLIRRYLTNPNVCNESFTVGKQTRSGVSLLYMKGLADEEMVDRMRERIKNIQIDSILDSSILVQLIEDNSLAIFPQMLMTERPDRACAWLLNGKLVVLVDGSVQVIGAPHSFIEFFQSMEDQSVRWQIATFLRGLRIFSMVVSIFFTPIYVASLTFHYEIIPQTLLIPLGESRSKVPFPPIIEALLLETMIELLREAGARLPTKVGQTMGIVGGIVVGTAAVDAGFTSNILIIIIAVSALASFTTPNYMMGNVIRILRFPLIALAGFWGFYGLMVGFCFLLIHLLRQSSLGSPFLAPFYPPRFADWRDSIVRLPIGWTNTRPAQSRPEDKQKYDARKSDKK; this is encoded by the coding sequence ATGTTCTTCAAGAAAAAGAAAGGCGAAGTCGACAAAAGGATGAATCAAAAAAACCTCGACGACAAGGAGCTAATCCCTGTAAATAAGGATGATTTCATCCAAAAAATGAAGGAGCGCCTTCACGATAGTGCGGATTTAAATATCAAGGAACTCCCTAATGGCTTTACACTTATTTACTTTGATACTTTGACAGATAAGAGGATGATGAATGAAGATGTTCTCGCTCGTCTCGAAGATGCTCAAGCATCCCCAGACGAAGCATTTAAGCATATAACAGTTTCAAGTACCTCTAAACATAAATATGTAGATGATGTGGTTGATTCAATGTTGCATGGAGCAGTGGCGGTTCATTCGCCAGGCCACCCCGTCATCATCAGCGCAATGGTTGGTACCCAGGAAAACCGATCATTGACACGCCCGGAAAATGAGTCACAGGTTTTAGGGCCGCAAATCGCCTTCAATGAGAGCATGGCGACGAACATTTCCCTTATCCGAAGGTATTTAACCAACCCGAATGTTTGCAATGAAAGCTTCACAGTAGGAAAACAAACACGTTCTGGGGTGTCACTTCTCTATATGAAAGGACTTGCTGATGAAGAGATGGTTGACAGGATGCGGGAAAGAATCAAGAACATTCAAATTGACAGCATTCTTGATAGTTCGATCCTGGTCCAGTTGATCGAGGATAATTCACTGGCCATTTTTCCGCAAATGCTGATGACAGAAAGGCCAGACCGTGCCTGTGCATGGCTGCTCAATGGAAAACTGGTTGTCCTCGTAGACGGAAGTGTACAAGTCATAGGGGCGCCCCATTCTTTCATTGAATTTTTCCAAAGCATGGAAGATCAGAGTGTACGCTGGCAAATCGCTACCTTCCTTCGCGGATTGAGGATTTTTTCGATGGTTGTGTCCATTTTTTTTACGCCGATTTATGTTGCCTCATTAACGTTCCATTACGAAATCATCCCTCAGACATTGCTCATCCCTTTGGGTGAATCAAGGTCAAAGGTTCCCTTCCCTCCTATCATTGAGGCATTGTTGTTAGAGACGATGATTGAGCTCTTGAGGGAAGCTGGAGCCCGCTTGCCTACAAAAGTCGGCCAAACGATGGGTATCGTAGGCGGTATAGTGGTTGGAACCGCTGCAGTTGACGCTGGCTTCACCAGTAACATCTTGATTATCATCATCGCCGTAAGTGCACTTGCTTCTTTTACGACTCCAAATTATATGATGGGCAATGTCATCAGGATTCTGCGCTTCCCGTTAATTGCCCTTGCAGGATTTTGGGGTTTTTATGGACTTATGGTCGGCTTCTGTTTCCTTTTGATTCACCTACTCAGACAATCCAGCTTGGGAAGCCCTTTTTTGGCGCCATTTTATCCACCGCGGTTTGCCGATTGGCGGGACAGCATTGTCCGTCTGCCTATTGGTTGGACAAATACAAGACCAGCACAGTCAAGGCCAGAGGACAAACAGAAATACGACGCTCGCAAATCTGATAAAAAGTAA
- a CDS encoding Ger(x)C family spore germination protein: protein MQKTITRLTALFLVAILFTGCAEPKTLERMGLITTIGYDVAEDGKVLTTMVLLQIDPEAPQNFVILTTKADTSKGARIKADMKSPKKLQSGQLRVALFSEEVVRKGLVNLADTLARDPSISDLTYLAVVEGSVNDLLNLENRKFSDISQLIYKELDQNIKGENIPSATLQEVMHDYYSDGIDPSMPILKASNGEIEIAGMALIKSDKMVGKINIKDSFYLKLINDRYTAGSIEMSLSNEGLQYLQEPEGSEAVVVVLDTIRSNSEITLTNKEKLEFELKIKLNTRLLEINQAVDLKNPANLKQIDKKLSEKIEKDLGDFITKAKELGSDPFGLGEIYRKSVRGSNLTTEKWHEMYPDSKVNVKVDLEIVRTGVVE, encoded by the coding sequence ATGCAAAAAACCATCACTAGGCTGACGGCTTTGTTCCTCGTGGCCATCCTGTTCACAGGCTGTGCCGAACCCAAGACTCTTGAGCGAATGGGTTTGATTACAACGATTGGTTATGATGTGGCGGAGGATGGAAAGGTTTTAACAACAATGGTGCTGCTGCAAATCGATCCGGAAGCCCCACAGAATTTCGTGATTCTTACTACTAAAGCAGATACCTCTAAAGGGGCAAGAATAAAGGCAGACATGAAGAGCCCTAAGAAATTGCAATCAGGGCAGCTCCGGGTGGCCCTTTTCAGTGAAGAAGTCGTCAGGAAAGGGCTTGTCAATCTGGCTGATACCCTTGCACGAGACCCTTCCATCAGCGATCTTACTTATTTAGCCGTTGTAGAAGGCAGTGTGAATGACCTGCTAAATCTAGAGAACAGAAAATTTTCTGATATCAGCCAGCTAATTTATAAGGAATTGGACCAGAACATCAAAGGAGAAAACATCCCTTCAGCAACCCTGCAGGAAGTCATGCATGATTACTATTCTGATGGCATCGACCCATCTATGCCTATTTTAAAAGCGAGCAACGGGGAAATTGAAATCGCTGGAATGGCACTGATTAAAAGTGACAAGATGGTCGGTAAAATCAATATCAAAGATTCCTTTTATTTAAAATTGATCAATGACCGCTATACAGCTGGTTCGATTGAAATGTCACTCAGCAATGAGGGATTACAATATCTTCAGGAACCGGAAGGCTCTGAGGCAGTAGTTGTCGTTTTGGATACGATTAGAAGCAATAGTGAGATCACCCTCACTAACAAAGAGAAGCTTGAATTTGAATTGAAAATTAAACTGAACACGAGGCTATTGGAAATCAACCAGGCGGTCGACCTCAAGAACCCTGCCAATCTAAAGCAGATTGACAAAAAACTTAGCGAAAAAATCGAAAAAGACTTAGGAGACTTCATCACAAAAGCAAAAGAACTAGGTTCAGACCCATTCGGACTCGGAGAAATTTATCGCAAAAGCGTCAGAGGGTCAAATTTAACGACCGAGAAATGGCACGAGATGTATCCCGATAGCAAGGTCAATGTGAAGGTTGACTTGGAGATTGTTAGGACCGGGGTTGTGGAGTAG
- a CDS encoding HD-GYP domain-containing protein, whose translation MRLVSIHNCEEGFILAKSIFDQSNRILLSAGSVMTDSFIQRLKDKNVHHIYVKSEITEDVEVNDDLNPKLRFEAVQKLSEVFNTLQEGITGKNAALGRVKSIRSMSDVFSQIMNEMNSSKHLLNLLSHMQSSVDTMFDHSINTGLYSLTMGRHLGLKEKELQILGLGALFHDIGKLQLEAVTKSNRKEWERHPELAFQALRKESSLHLLVAHCAYQHHEHVDGSGFPRGLKGQDIHLYAKIIAVAEAFDYLINSKSLLPHEAMEVIVARTFTRYDHQVVEAFKSAIAIYPIGVTVILNTGESGVVIAYNNKYPQRPVVRVFKDRYGRKINEFYNIDLMASLNTMIVKCDAVIEREPVKS comes from the coding sequence TTGAGACTGGTTTCCATACATAACTGCGAGGAAGGGTTTATCCTTGCGAAGTCAATATTTGACCAAAGCAACCGTATTTTATTAAGTGCGGGCAGTGTCATGACAGACAGCTTTATTCAGAGGCTAAAAGATAAGAATGTACACCACATCTATGTTAAATCCGAGATTACGGAAGATGTTGAAGTGAATGATGATTTAAACCCTAAATTAAGATTTGAAGCGGTTCAAAAGTTAAGCGAAGTCTTTAATACTCTCCAAGAGGGCATAACAGGAAAGAATGCCGCTTTAGGACGGGTAAAATCGATTCGAAGCATGTCAGATGTTTTCAGCCAAATCATGAACGAGATGAACTCATCCAAGCATCTGCTGAATTTATTAAGCCATATGCAATCCTCTGTCGATACCATGTTTGATCATTCTATTAATACGGGTCTTTATTCTTTGACAATGGGAAGGCATCTTGGTCTAAAAGAAAAGGAATTGCAAATTTTAGGTCTTGGGGCACTATTCCATGATATAGGAAAGCTTCAATTGGAGGCTGTAACAAAATCGAATCGTAAAGAGTGGGAAAGACACCCCGAACTGGCATTCCAGGCTCTCAGAAAAGAATCAAGCCTGCACCTGCTGGTGGCACATTGCGCATACCAGCATCACGAACATGTGGATGGGTCAGGGTTTCCGAGAGGTTTAAAGGGGCAGGATATTCACTTATACGCAAAGATCATAGCGGTTGCAGAAGCCTTCGACTACTTAATTAACAGCAAGAGTTTGCTGCCTCACGAGGCCATGGAGGTCATTGTTGCACGAACCTTTACACGTTACGATCATCAGGTAGTAGAAGCGTTTAAAAGTGCAATTGCCATTTACCCTATTGGTGTAACAGTTATCCTGAATACCGGAGAAAGTGGCGTGGTGATTGCTTACAATAACAAATATCCACAGCGGCCAGTAGTGAGGGTATTTAAAGATCGGTATGGCAGAAAGATAAATGAATTTTACAATATTGATCTTATGGCTTCATTAAATACAATGATTGTTAAATGTGATGCCGTAATTGAAAGAGAACCTGTTAAGAGCTAG